One window of the Babesia bovis T2Bo chromosome 2, whole genome shotgun sequence genome contains the following:
- a CDS encoding Ubiquitin fusion degradation protein UFD1 family protein — protein sequence MWYFDPLDSLINQSGGYFDGLPFLVRYRCYPVSFLGKDAMESGNKICMPASALNELASRNITWPMMFELRNEERKRSTHAGVLEFISEEGMCHIPYWMMQHLQLQEGDYLTIRNVRLPKANWVKFRPLNDNYWDISNPKAVLETALRNFATLTIGDRIPIHYLSNVYELDVMDLRPADACCIIETDMEVEFAETKKKKPQLVQPVPGKRLDGKTPVLRQKDLEAAKPWLRRIPHGVRTSCEEFEKLVRYGTVVPCSPE from the exons ATG TGGTACTTTGACCCTCTAGATTCACTGATAAACCAGTCAGGTGGATACTTCGATGGTCTACCGTTCCTTGTGAGATATCGTTGTTACCCCGTATCGTTTTTGGGCAAAGATGCCATGGAAAGTGGTAACAAAATATGTATGCCAGCCAGCGCGTTGAATGAGCTGGCGTCAAGGAACATCACCTGGCCGATGATGTTCGAGTTGCGCAATGAAGAAAGAAAACGGTCAACTCACGCAGGAGTGCTTGAGTTCATATCGGAAGAAGGCATGTGTCACATTCCTTACTGG ATGATGCAACACCTTCAACTACAAGAGGGCGATTATTTAACCATTAGGAATGTAAGGTTACCAAAGGCCAACTGGGTGAAGTTTAGGCCACTTAACGATAATTATTGGGACATATCAAACCCCAAAGCAGT CCTTGAAACTGCACTTCGCAATTTCGCCACTCTCACTATTGGAGATAGGATACCGATACACTACCTTAGCAATGTATATGAATTGGACGTAATGGATCTACGACCTGCTGATGCATGTTGTATAATAGAGACCGACATGGAGGTGGAATTCGCTGAGACAAAAAAGAAAAAGCCTCAGCTTGTACAACCTGTTCCAGGCAAAAGGCTGGACGGAAAGACACCGGTATTGCGCCAGAAAGATTTGGAAGCTGCTAAACCGTGGTTACGAAGAATCCCTCATGGAGTTAGG ACTAGTTGCGAAGAGTTTGAGAAGCTAGTACGATACGGTACTGTGGTGCCATGTTCACCTGAATAA
- a CDS encoding putative integral membrane protein — MNLRFYCGDLNHQTFDKMRRIMAFLSLCVFVAAGLHIHAGNRVNSILDFIFGIFILVLIVYPTWLGLVCSMTLSLTLLCSALLLVISGIAYKQITWSKTFLENSGVLAYSLDVIYYAATFVMLNLVWEKPALEDNIYDDQDNSTFTDQDDIWAPFSGTGKAVTEYEVDFPKLDQSATTNAAYQV; from the exons ATGAACTTGCGATTCTATTGCGGTGATTTAAATCACCAAACATTCGATAAAATGAGGCGGATTATGGCATTTTTGTCTTTATGTGTATTCGTTGCTGCTGGATTACACATTCATGCTGGGAATCGCGTCAACTCTATTTTGGATTTCATTTTCG gtatatttatattggTACTTATCGTATATCCTACGTGGCTCGGGCTTGTCTGTAGTATGACTTTAA GTTTGACGTTGCTTTGCTCAGCTCTGTTGTTAGTCATTTCGGGAATAGCATATAAACAG ATTACCTGGTCAAAAACATTCTTGGAGAACAGCGGTGTATTGGCATACAGTCTAGATGTGATATACTACGCTGCCACATTTGTTATGTTAAACCTTG TATGGGAGAAACCTGCCTTGGaagacaatatatatgatgatcAAGATAACTCAACTTTTACTGACCAGGATGATATTTGGGCACCGTTTTCCG GCACTGGTAAGGCAGTGACGGAATACGAGGTCGATTTCCCCAAACTGGATCAATCAGCCACAACTAATGCTGCCTATCAAGTCTAA
- a CDS encoding Rhomboid family protein — protein MGDNDSNDKKNANRHSLNAIKGGFVKDMVNRGFRKKINDSDKNDDSKEDKGGEKPSNVSKDSSSMKAGNVAALRDQFKRAAEKDESKDQNSQAGQSSLTSKAPLGDPRTDQRARAKFLAEKYEKILAARNMVEESASRALQRPATSTPAKIPASVSGVSKEPKDTSEQPRPSKAEPRPSTTPSTSLGPQEPKDTSEQPRPSKAEPRPSTTPSTSLGPQEPKDTSEQPRPSKAEPRPSTTPSTSLGPQEPKDTSEQPRSSKAESKLSTTLSKLRFSRESRSVIKGTGSFGGSSQVSSNAGRRVHTLADTASTDDASIRQAMSQSFSSPGVSQPEQPERASRGRNMFGMRRRPCWIRIQVKEKIFPGKMILAISTTILIIVVFMFELFINRATFNGRCIGEVDYTHRHEGKAILSYLGYVGCENNLKTTAAERGFLGAGASDKGYPVDYVHKGNLATSLAPPDGPNYRIGTIVGALSANTIRIYGESSRLLTSIFLHGGRWHLLCNCLMNMLLLYVIEPDWGFKRTLALYIFGGYSANLVHASMSPCIPCWGASGSLFSLYGAFIPYTVEHWDNLRSPMALIVIAITISLLEIILPGVGVSNHAHLGGFAFGLCFGFATLKSVSAFDRGALWSRIALRFSSRLSPEAVQKHQAKVVKSAQSEEILRIKYEQGAKDSANRLRFVKRMFGIYPYGPYRMRLRDVLTRVVFLCALIAMFVFFYLATFYESVYKNIDRNATILFSRACHCGYFKSSGDELLLNQIGNLAGKFYCFDSESARDKFCAVSG, from the exons ATGGGAGATAATGATTCGAATGATAAGAAGAATGCTAATAGGCATTCACTTAACGCTATTAAAGGCGGTTTTGTGAAGGATATGGTGAATCGGGGATTCAGGAAGAAGATTAATGATAGTGATAAGAATGATGATAGCAAAGAGGATAAAGGTGGAGAAAAACCGAGTAACGTGTCGAAGGATTCGTCGTCTATGAAAGCTGGTAATGTGGCTGCTTTGAGAGATCAATTCAAGCGTGCTGCTGAGAAAGATGAATCTAAAGACCAAAATTCGCAAGCTGGGCAGAGCAGCTTAACCTCGAAGGCTCCTCTTGGTGATCCGAGAACTGATCAACGAGCACGAGCCAAATTCCTCGCAGagaaatatgaaaaaatatTGGCTGCCCGTAACATGGTGGAAGAGTCCGCCAGTCGTGCATTGCAGCGCCCAGCGACGAGTACACCAGCAAAGATACCGGCCTCTGTATCTGGTGTTTCGAAAGAACCTAAAGACACCAGCGAACAACCTAGGCCATCGAAAGCTGAACCTCGACCTAGTACCACACCATCTACCTCCTTAGGTCCACAAGAACCTAAAGACACCAGCGAACAACCTAGGCCATCGAAAGCTGAACCTCGACCTAGTACCACACCATCTACCTCCTTAGGTCCACAAGAACCTAAAGACACCAGCGAACAACCTAGGCCATCGAAAGCTGAACCTCGACCTAGTACCACACCATCTACCTCCTTAGGTCCACAAGAACCTAAAGACACCAGCGAACAACCCAGATCATCGAAAGCTGAGTCCAAATTGAGTACTACACTATCAAAATTGAGATTCTCTCGTGAATCCCGATCAGTGATTAAAGGTACGGGCTCTTTTGGCGGTTCATCTCAGGTAAGCTCCAATGCTGGTCGTCGTGTTCATACTTTGGCGGACACTGCTTCCACTGATGACGCTAGTATTAGACAGGCTATGTCCCAATCCTTTTCCAGCCCTGGTGTTAGTCAGCCAGAGCAACCCGAGCGTGCCTCGCGTGGCCGTAACATGTTTGGTATGCGTCGCCGTCCATGTTGGATTCGTATTCAAGTGAAGGAGAAGATATTTCCCGGTAAGATGATATTGGCAATCAGTACTACAATACTGATAATTGTTGTTTTTATGTTTGAGTTATTCATCAACAGAGCTACCTTTAACGGTCGCTGTATAGGTGAGGTGGATTATACTCACAGACATGAGGGTAAAGCTATCTTATCATACCTGGGTTATGTTGGTTGTGAGAATAACCTCAAAACAACTGCTGCCGAACGTGGATTCCTTGGTGCTGGAGCGAGTGATAAAGGCTATCCAGTTGATTATGTGCATAAAGGGAATTTGGCAACTTCACTTGCTCCTCCTGACGGACCTAATTACCGTATAGGCACTATTGTTGGCGCACTATCGGCTAATACAATTCGTATCTATGGAGAGTCCTCTAGGTTGCTTACTTCCATATTCTTACATGGAGGAAGGTGGCATCTTCTTTGTAATTGTTTGATGAACATGTTGCTTCTCTATGTGATTGAGCCG GACTGGGGATTCAAACGCACATTAGCGCTGTATATATTCGGTGGTTACAGTGCCAATCTGGTTCACGCCAGTATGTCTCCTTGTATCCCATGCTGGGGAGCTTCTGGGTCACTGTTTAGTTTGTATGGAGCATTCATTCCTTACACGGTAGAGCATTGGGACAACCTGAGATCACCAATGGCTCTAATTGTCATAGCCATAACAATCTCTCTCCTGGAAATAATATTACCGGGAGTAGGCGTTAGTAATCATGCCCACTTG GGTGGTTTTGCGTTTGGTTTGTGTTTCGGTTTCGCCACATTGAAATCAGTATCTGCGTTTGACCGTGGTGCCTTGTGGTCACGTATAGCACTTCGGTTTTCTAGTAGGCTTTCACCAGAGGCCGTGCAGAAACACCAAGCCAAGGTTGTGAAGAGTGCTCAGTCAGAGGAGATTCTGCGTATTAAATATGAGCAGGGTGCTAAGGATAGTGCTAATCGTCTTCGCTTTGTCAAGCGTATGTTCGGTATATATCCCTATGGCCCATACCGTATGAGGCTGCGTGATGTACTTACTCGCGTTGTATTCCTTTGTGCCCTA ATCGCGATGTTTGTATTCTTCTATTTGGCGACTTTCTATGAAAGCGTCTATAAGAATATAGATAGGAATGCAACGATACTTTTCTCTCGTGCCTGCCATTGCGGCTATTTCAAATCATCTGGTGATGAGTTGTTATTAAATCAAATAGGCAACCTAGCTGGCAAATTCTATTGTTTCGATTCAGAAAGCGCCAGGGATAAGTTCTGTGCTGTTTCTGGTTGA
- a CDS encoding Rhomboid family protein, with product MGDNDSNDKKNANRHSLNAIKGGFVKDMVNRGFRKKINDSDKNDDSNVDGPSNDITDKGHHRNAGIEDSENILSQAQSDTKDKPSVAKSLAEKYERGLFNRNKVDESLISKAESQPSTTPSTSMGSSEIKGARAFGGSSQVSSNAGRRVHTLADTASTDDASIRQAMSQSFSSPGVSQPEQPERASRGRNMFGMRRRPCWIRIQVKEKIFPGKMVLAISTTILMIVVFLFELLLNKTTFNGRCIGQVDYSNRLAGKSTLSFIGYVGCENNLKTTAAERGFLGAAASDAGYPDDIVTDGRLAHAPAVVDGPNVRIASIIGAVSANEVRLYNEKFRILSAIFLHAGFTHLFTNCLMNMLLLYVIEPDWGFKRTSLLYLVAGIGGNLVHTSMSPCIPCWGASGSLFGLYGAFIPYTIEHWDNLRSPLLLLLISVAFVSIEFFSFVRGVSKHAHLGGFAFGLCFGFATLKSVSAFDRGALWSRIALRFSSRLSPEAVQKHQAKVVKSAQSEEILRIKYEQGAKDSANRLRFVKRMFGIYPYGPYRMRLRDVLTRVVFLCALIAMFVFFYYSTFNERFYTWLNRAGIRFVSPLCHCGYLRDLTGPSILSKQIGSLAGKYYCFQSEALWNVFCEK from the exons ATGGGAGATAACGATTCGAATGATAAGAAGAATGCTAATAGGCATTCACTTAACGCTATTAAAGGCGGTTTTGTGAAGGATATGGTGAATCGGGGATTCAGGAAGAAGATTAATGATAGTGATAAGAATGATGATAGCAATGTTGATGGACCTTCTAATGATATCACGGATAAGGGTCATCACCGCAATGCAGGCATAGAGGATTCAGAAAATATTTTATCTCAGGCACAATCGGATACAAAAGATAAACCATCTGTTGCCAAGTCTTTGGCCGAGAAATATGAGCGTGGTTTATTTAATCGTAACAAAGTAGATGAATCACTTATTAGCAAAGCTGAATCTCAACCTAGTACCACACCTTCTACCTCTATGGGTTCTAGCGAAATAAAGGGTGCACGTGCTTTTGGCGGTTCATCTCAGGTAAGCTCCAATGCTGGTCGTCGTGTTCATACTTTGGCGGACACTGCTTCCACTGATGACGCTAGTATTAGACAGGCTATGTCCCAATCCTTTTCCAGCCCTGGTGTTAGTCAGCCAGAGCAACCCGAGCGTGCCTCGCGTGGCCGTAACATGTTTGGTATGCGTCGCCGTCCATGTTGGATTCGTATTCAAGTGAAGGAGAAGATATTTCCCGGTAAGATGGTATTGGCAATCAGTACTACAATACTGATGATCGTAGTCTTCTTGTTCGAATTGTTACTTAACAAGACAACATTCAATGGCCGTTGCATTGGTCAGGTAGATTACAGTAACCGCCTTGCAGGGAAATCGACACTTTCATTCATAGGCTATGTTGGTTGTGAGAATAACCTCAAAACAACTGCTGCCGAACGTGGATTCCTTGGTGCAGCAGCAAGCGACGCTGGATACCCCGATGATATAGTTACAGATGGAAGACTCGCTCACGCTCCTGCTGTGGTAGATGGACCGAATGTTCGTATTGCATCCATAATCGGGGCTGTATCTGCCAATGAAGTTCGCTTATATAATGAGAAGTTTCGTATTCTATCGGCAATCTTTTTGCACGCTGGCTTCACACATCTTTTCACCAATTGTctaatgaatatgttgCTTCTCTATGTGATTGAGCCG GACTGGGGATTCAAACGCACATCCCTATTATATTTAGTAGCCGGTATTGGAGGAAACCTTGTCCATACCAGTATGTCTCCTTGTATCCCATGCTGGGGAGCTTCCGGGTCCCTTTTTGGACTCTACGGTGCTTTTATCCCTTATACAATAGAACACTGGGATAATTTGCGCAGTCCCTTGCTCCTCTTGTTAATTTCCGTCGCATTCGTTAGCATTGAGTTTTTTTCCTTCGTACGTGGTGTGAGCAAGCATGCCCACTTG GGTGGTTTTGCGTTTGGTTTGTGTTTCGGTTTCGCCACATTGAAATCAGTATCTGCGTTTGACCGTGGTGCCTTGTGGTCACGTATAGCACTTCGGTTTTCTAGTAGGCTTTCACCAGAGGCCGTGCAGAAACACCAAGCCAAGGTTGTGAAGAGTGCTCAGTCAGAGGAGATTCTGCGTATTAAATATGAGCAGGGTGCTAAGGATAGTGCTAATCGTCTTCGCTTTGTCAAGCGTATGTTCGGTATATATCCCTATGGCCCATACCGTATGAGGCTGCGTGATGTACTTACTCGCGTTGTATTCCTTTGTGCCCTA ATCGCGATGTTTGTATTCTTCTACTATTCTACGTTTAACGAGAGGTTCTACACTTGGCTAAACCGTGCCGGCATTCGTTTTGTGTCTCCACTGTGCCATTGTGGTTATTTGCGTGATCTTACCGGTCCTTCGATTTTGTCGAAGCAAATAGGATCACTGGCGGGAAAGTATTACTGCTTCCAAAGCGAAGCACTCTGGAATGTTTTTTGTGAGAAATAA
- a CDS encoding Rhomboid family protein, producing the protein MGDNDSNDKKNANRHSLNAIKGGFVKDMVNRGFRKKINDSDKNDDSNVDGPSNDITDKGHHRNAGIEDSENILSQAQSDTKDKPSVAKSLAEKYERGLFNRNKVDESLISKAESQPSTTPSTSMGSSEIKGARAFGGSSQVSSNAGRRVHTLADTASTDDASIRQAMSQSFSSPGVSQPEQPERASRGRNMFGMRRRPCWIRIQVKEKIFPGKMVLAISTTILMIVVFLFELLLNKTTFNGRCIGQVDYSNRLAGKSTLSFIGYVGCENNLKTTAAERGFLGAAASDAGYPDDIVTDGRLAHAPAVVDGPNVRIASIIGAVSANEVRLYNEKFRILSAIFLHAGFTHLFTNCLMNMLLLYVIEPDWGFKRTSLLYLVAGIGGNLVHTSMSPCIPCWGASGSLFGLYGAFIPYTIEHWDNLRSPLLLLLISVAFVSIEFFSFVRGVSKHAHLGGFAFGLCFGFATLKSVSAFDRGALWSRIALRFSSRLSPEAVQKHQAKVVKSAQSEEILRIKYEQGAKDSANRLRFVKRMFGIYPYGPYRMRLRDVLTRVVFLCALIAMFVFFYYSTFNERFYTWLNRAGIRFVSPLCHCGYLRDLTGPSILSKQIGSLAGKYYCFQSEALWNVFCEK; encoded by the exons ATGGGAGATAATGATTCGAATGATAAGAAGAATGCTAATAGGCATTCACTTAACGCTATTAAAGGCGGTTTTGTGAAGGATATGGTGAATCGGGGATTCAGGAAGAAGATTAATGATAGTGATAAGAATGATGATAGCAATGTTGATGGACCTTCTAATGATATCACGGATAAGGGTCATCACCGCAATGCAGGCATAGAGGATTCAGAAAATATTTTATCTCAGGCACAATCGGATACAAAAGATAAACCATCTGTTGCCAAGTCTTTGGCCGAGAAATATGAGCGTGGTTTATTTAATCGTAACAAAGTAGATGAATCACTTATTAGCAAAGCTGAATCTCAACCTAGTACCACACCTTCTACCTCTATGGGTTCTAGCGAAATAAAGGGTGCACGTGCTTTTGGCGGTTCATCTCAGGTAAGCTCCAATGCTGGTCGTCGTGTTCATACTTTGGCGGACACTGCTTCCACTGATGACGCTAGTATTAGACAGGCTATGTCCCAATCCTTTTCCAGCCCTGGTGTTAGTCAGCCAGAGCAACCCGAGCGTGCCTCGCGTGGCCGTAACATGTTTGGTATGCGTCGCCGTCCATGTTGGATTCGTATTCAAGTGAAGGAGAAGATATTTCCCGGTAAGATGGTATTGGCAATCAGTACTACAATACTGATGATCGTAGTCTTCTTGTTCGAATTGTTACTTAACAAGACAACATTCAATGGCCGTTGCATTGGTCAGGTAGATTACAGTAACCGCCTTGCAGGGAAATCGACACTTTCATTCATAGGCTATGTTGGTTGTGAGAATAACCTCAAAACAACTGCTGCCGAACGTGGATTCCTTGGTGCAGCAGCAAGCGACGCTGGATACCCCGATGATATAGTTACAGATGGAAGACTCGCTCACGCTCCTGCTGTGGTAGATGGACCGAATGTTCGTATTGCATCCATAATCGGGGCTGTATCTGCCAATGAAGTTCGCTTATATAATGAGAAGTTTCGTATTCTATCGGCAATCTTTTTGCACGCTGGCTTCACACATCTTTTCACCAATTGTctaatgaatatgttgCTTCTCTATGTGATTGAGCCG GACTGGGGATTCAAACGCACATCCCTATTATATTTAGTAGCCGGTATTGGAGGAAACCTTGTCCATACCAGTATGTCTCCTTGTATCCCATGCTGGGGAGCTTCCGGGTCCCTTTTTGGACTCTACGGTGCTTTTATCCCTTATACAATAGAACACTGGGATAATTTGCGCAGTCCCTTGCTCCTCTTGTTAATTTCCGTCGCATTCGTTAGCATTGAGTTTTTTTCCTTCGTACGTGGTGTGAGCAAGCATGCCCACTTG GGTGGTTTTGCGTTTGGTTTGTGTTTCGGTTTCGCCACATTGAAATCAGTATCTGCGTTTGACCGTGGTGCCTTGTGGTCACGTATAGCACTTCGGTTTTCTAGTAGGCTTTCACCAGAGGCCGTGCAGAAACACCAAGCCAAGGTTGTGAAGAGTGCTCAGTCAGAGGAGATTCTGCGTATTAAATATGAGCAGGGTGCTAAGGATAGTGCTAATCGTCTTCGCTTTGTCAAGCGTATGTTCGGTATATATCCCTATGGCCCATACCGTATGAGGCTGCGTGATGTACTTACTCGCGTTGTATTCCTTTGTGCCCTA ATCGCGATGTTTGTATTCTTCTACTATTCTACGTTTAACGAGAGGTTCTACACTTGGCTAAACCGTGCCGGCATTCGTTTTGTGTCTCCACTGTGCCATTGTGGTTATTTGCGTGATCTTACCGGTCCTTCGATTTTGTCGAAGCAAATAGGATCACTGGCGGGAAAGTATTACTGCTTCCAAAGCGAAGCACTCTGGAATGTTTTTTGTGAGAAATAA
- a CDS encoding Proteasome subunit family protein, with protein sequence MMVDCSYYDGISEAGIAQECVSGSTAADDRAHDISMGTTIIAMIYRDGILLAADSRTSSGPIVVNRVARKITRILPNVFMLRSGSAADSQMLSVIVRYHAQALCLQLRKSGRASGDDAIGSDDAMQIDSEMPTESEYSYRFDESMVYPPLKALATATHKIVHEYREQLYCGIILGGYDMQHGPEIYNVTLGGTLLKVPHFVASGSGSGYITAFLHDNYEPDMSRDQCLSLLKRAIKYAIDIDNSSGGLMRAVSVSRTGVSEFCFTF encoded by the coding sequence ATGATGGTAGATTGTAGTTATTATGATGGCATTTCGGAAGCCGGAATCGCACAGGAGTGTGTGTCTGGCTCCACCGCGGCTGACGATCGTGCTCATGACATAAGCATGGGTACGACTATTATCGCGATGATTTATCGTGATGGTATACTTTTGGCTGCGGATAGTCGTACATCATCTGGTCCTATTGTTGTAAATCGTGTGGCTCGCAAGATTACTCGCATTCTTCCAAATGTTTTTATGCTACGTTCCGGTTCAGCTGCCGATTCGCAGATGCTATCTGTTATAGTACGTTATCATGCACAGGCTTTATGTCTACAATTGCGCAAGAGCGGACGTGCGTCTGGTGATGATGCTATTGGTAGTGACGATGCGATGCAGATTGACAGCGAAATGCCTACTGAGAGTGAATATAGTTACAGATTCGACGAGAGTATGGTTTACCCTCCTCTTAAAGCACTGGCTACTGCGACACACAAGATTGTACATGAGTACCGTGAGCAGCTGTACTGTGGTATAATATTGGGAGGTTATGATATGCAACACGGTCCCGAGATATACAATGTGACATTGGGTGGCACCCTGTTGAAAGTACCACACTTTGTGGCTAGTGGATCGGGTTCAGGATACATTACAGCATTTTTACACGACAACTACGAGCCTGACATGTCTCGCGATCAGTGTTTGTCACTGCTAAAGAGGGCTATCAAGTACGCGATTGACATCGATAATAGTTCAGGCGGTCTAATGCGTGCGGTATCTGTTTCTCGTACCGGCGTGTCTGAGTTTTGCTTCACTTTCTAG
- a CDS encoding putative Ras-related protein RABA4d — MPQDDYDNVYKIILLGDATVGKSHLLSHYIRGTLPKQAKATIGVEFATRTVPLASGGTVKAQIWDTAGQERYRSITSAHYRRAVGALLVYDITNRQSFYNCHKWLDELRMAAEPDIVVVLVGNKIDLAIQDPSVRQVHREQATMFANEWNLHLFEASAVSGYNVKDVFEFLLQEIHNLKSRADATHGNDEATINTMESSRVDPMYSARRTSNEGLLGCLPQDGCRGGSCLFQ, encoded by the exons ATGCCACAGGACGATTatgataatgtatataaaatcatCCTGCTTGGTGACGCCACCGTAG GTAAGAGCCATCTCCTCAGCCATTATATCAGAGGGACGCTCCCTAAACAGGCCAAAGCGACAATTGGAGTAGAGTTTGCCACAAGGACAGTGCCACTGGCCAGCGGAGGAACTGTAAAGGCACAAATATGGGATACAGCAGGACAAGAGAGATATCGCAGCATCACTAGCGCGCACTACCGCCGTGCGGTGGGAGCGCTGCTGGTGTACGACATCACAAACCGTCAGAGCTTCTACAATTGCCACAAGTGGCTCGACGAACTCAGGATGGCTGCTGAGCCTGATATAGTTGTAGTCCTTGTTGGAAATAAAATAGATCTAGCCATACAAGATCCATCCGTAAGGCAGGTACATAGGGAACAGGCCACCATGTTTGCTAATGAGTGGAACCTACATCTATTCGAAGCATCCGCAGTCTCAGGCTATAACGTAAAGGATGTGTTTGAGTTCCTGCTACAGGAAATACATAACCTCAAATCACGCGCGGATGCAACACATGGCAATGATGAAGCAACTATAAACACAATGGAATCAAGCAGAGTTGATCCCATGTACAGCGCAAGAAGAACATCCAACGAGGGTTTACTGGGATGTCTCCCTCAGGATGGATGTAGAGGAGGATCGTGCCTTTTCCAATAG
- a CDS encoding nucleolar protein-like protein with NOL1/NOP2/sun family RNA methylase domain — MEKLDLIASDSQSDDYSDDGVEQDEFDLDTAEPEGIVEDGDETYLDDIDSGDLHSKVDLTDLSAVKSRIESICGLLSNWSAASKAGIATKKRGSYLRELQEMVTAYYGYSDEMSDYFLKLFSPTEAIQFFEANERPLPMTLRVNTLKTRRKELAAALIARGANVDPVGDWSKEGLVVHSSQVPIGATPEYLAGHYMMQSAASLIPVLALSPKDGEKVLDIAAAPGGKTTHIAQMMNNGGILYANDFNKERCTALVANIHRLGITNTIVTNYDGLDLKGILPPLDRVLCDAPCSGLGVISKDPSVKVKRTLMDLKQNADLQKRLLLCCIDMLSVNVKKGNCVVYSTCSISVEENEQVIDYALRMRDVKLVPLGVEAGSPALSSFRGRHFHPSIGQHARRFYPHLHNLDGFFVAKLVKLSSKIPTLTKRYREPRRNAPEDSTSQSNTDEVKISKAMPGASIGRQSHSANVTAKGNKHAKDSHSKQSAKNKGGLKSSGVKKNAKANRKVAKPSSKHRR; from the exons ATGGAGAAGTTAGATCTTATTGCTTCTGATAGTCAATCTGACGATTACAGCGACGATGGCGTTGAACAGGATGAGTTTGACCTCGATACCGCTGAACCGGAAGGCATTGTGGAAGATGGCGATGAAACCTATCTGGACGATATAGACTCTGGCGATCTTCACAGCAAAGTTGATTTAACAGATTTATCTGCTGTTAAGAGTCGTATTGAGAGTATATGTGGTCTCTTGTCTAATTGGTCTGCTGCGTCAAAGGCTGGCATAGCTACAAAAAAACGAG GATCTTATTTGCGTGAGCTTCAGGAGATGGTAACTGCTTACTATGGATATTCGGATGAGATGTCAGATTACTTTCTTAAG CTTTTTAGTCCAACTGAGGCAATTCAGTTTTTTGAGGCTAATGAAAGACCTCTTCCAATGACGTTGCGTGTGAATACCTTGAAGACGCGGCG TAAGGAGTTGGCCGCTGCGTTAATCGCTCGTGGTGCCAATGTTGACCCGGTAGGGGATTGGAGCAAGGAAGGCTTAGTTGTGCATTCTTCGCAAGTACCTATTGGTGCTACACCGGAATACTTAGCTGGTCACTACATGATGCAATCGGCAGCTTCTTTGATTCCAGTACTAGCTCTATCACCTAAAGACG GTGAAAAGGTTCTTGACATAGCGGCAGCTCCTGGTGGAAAGACAACTCACATAGCTCAAATGATGAACAATGGTGGTATACTATATGCAAACGATTTTAACAAGGAGCGTTGCACGGCTCTGGTCGCCAATATCCATCG CCTTGGTATAACGAATACCATCGTGACGAATTACGACGGTTTGGATCTAAAGGGTATTTTACCACCACTGGATCGTGTTCTCTGCGATGCGCCATGCTCCGGTCTTGGAGTCATTTCTAAGGACCCTTCTGTAAAGGTGAAGCGTACACTTATGGATTTGAAGCAGAACGCGGATCTGCAGAAGCGTCTTTTGCTTTGTTGCATTGATATGTTATCGGTAAACGTGAAGAAAGGGAACTGCGTGGTCTACTCTACTTGTAGTATATCGGTTGAGGAGAATGAGCAGGTGATAGATTACGCTTTAAGGATGCGTGATGTGAAATTGGTACCGCTCG GCGTTGAAGCTGGATCTCCAGCCCTTTCTAGTTTCAGGGGACGTCACTTTCATCCATCCATTGGTCAGCATGCTCGTCGATTCTATCCTCATCTACACAACCTAGATGGTTTCTTTGTTGCCAAGCTGGTTAAGCTAAGCTCCAAAATACCTACTTTAACGAAACGATACCGTGAGCCGCGTCGCAATGCACCGGAGGACAGCACGTCTCAATCTAATACAGACGAAGTAAAAATTTCCAAAGCAATGCCTGGTGCCTCGATAGGACGCCAGTCGCATTCGGCTAATGTGACTGCTAAGGGTAATAAACATGCAAAAGATTCACATTCTAAGCAAAGCGCTAAGAATAAGGGTGGTTTAAAGTCCAGCGGCGTCAAAAAGAACGCCAAGGCCAATCGCAAGGTAGCAAAGCCATCATCTAAGCACAGGCGCTAG